The genomic DNA ATAGAGTAATTGCTTCTGCATTTGCATCTATAGCTTTAGGTCTAATATTGGCTTTAGCTAATAAGTCTAAAGTTGCAGTTTAGGTTCACTGATGAAGATAGTAGTATTATTTAAATTAGGAATAACTTTTTAAATTAATATTATTTGTATTTATAATAAATAATAATTTATATAAGAAGTAATATTCTAAGTGATGGATAGTGTTTTAAATAATAAGAAGTAATATTCTAAGTGATAGATAGTGTTTTAAATAATAAGGAGTAATACTCTAAGTGAGAAGTAGCATTTTAAATAATAAGTGAGATTTTAAATAAAAAGTAGGTTTTTCGTTAGAATAGCATTTTATTAAACTTAAAAATAAATATAATATTTTAAAGAAATCTAAGTTGCTAAGCACTGTTTTTAAGAAGCTTAAAATCCCCCATTTAAAGTTTTAAGATTCTAAAAAAACAAGTTATAACTAAAAAATGGCTGTTAAGACTACAATACTTATAAGTAATACTTATGGTATATATTAGTTCATAACAGCCATTTTTATTTTAAATTAATAATTTTATTCAATAATTTGAGTTTATGTTCTAAATCAAGCTTTAAATTAAAGGATTTAAAGAAGCTATTCTAGTTGTAGCTACATAAACTCTGGATATTTCATACCATGTTTTAAAATCTACTACTCCGCTTTGAGGTAAACCAAAGATTCCTTGGAATATCTTAACAGCGTTTTCTGTATCTGTTCCATAGATACCATCTTCTATAACTTTTGGTACAGCTGGATAAGAATTAGATATAGCATTTAACTGATTTTGTATGGTTCTAACATACTGCCCAGAAGAACCAACTTGTAGTGTAGTACCAGGGAATGACACTGGTACACCACTTACTATAGGTGCTCTTTCAAATACTATTTCATCTCCATAGAAATATCTTAGTATACTCTCATAGTCATATCCTTGGTCACCTAAGTCTTTACTGCCCCATTGAGTCATTTGGTCAGGACATTGGGATTTTTGTCCATCACAATATTGTGCTAATAGTGGCTGTCTTGATGTAGGAGGTCTTTTTATAAAAGTATTAAAAATAGCATCTACAACTACGTTAATTGGTTCAAATAAGTTTCTATTATTTATAAACTTATGGTCGTATGCTGTTGTTGAAGTTATTGTAAAGTTATATCCTTTATTTCTATACCATTCAGTAAAGACTCTATTTAAAGTAAATGATATTATAGCTATTACATTTGCATAAATTGTCTGTTCAGGCCAAGTTGAATATATTTCAGATGACGCTATGTTTTTAATGTACTCTTTAAATGGAATCCAATAGTTTGGAGCTGATGAATCTTCTGGCAAACCATCATGAACTACTATAAATTCAGGCACTACAGGGTTATCTAATACAACGAAACCAGTAGGAGGAGGTAATGGTTTTAAGTTACTTTCTGGAATCTTAGGAGGATAAGTACCATATAGAGTATGTTCTCCTATATCAAAAATCAACTCACTTTGTCTTGAGAAAGAACGCTTACTTCTTGTTCTAGGAGACATGGGAACTCCTTGTCTTGCTTCAATTGTAGCTAACAACTGTGTTCCTTCTATGACAACTGTCTCATATCCATCTGCTATGGCTTCCACTATATACTGGCTATAAGGTCTAACATCAGATGGTTGTAGAGAGTAATCTACATCTGGTGCTGGTAATACTAAACCAGTCACTTGACCAGATTCATTACTTCTTAGGTTTTGGTATAAAGTTGATGAGCTTTGGCTACCATTAGACATTGAATATATGTTTACTACTGCATTTTGAATAGGTCTATTGTTAGTAGCATCAATTATGCTTACTGTTAAGAAACCATCTTGCATCAAATCACCCTTTCTTTAAATGAATTTAGTTCCCTTATATTTCAAGATATGAATATAGCTTGAAATTTGTTAAATAATATAGATATAAATTTAAATTTTTTTGAGTATTTGAGTATATTTGTATTTAAATAATTTAAAATAATTTAATGTATATTTTAGTATGTATTTAAAACACGAATAAGTTAAAAATAAGTAGATGATATAAATCATAAATAAATCAAAAATTTTGAAAGGAAAATAATCTATGAAGCTAGATTTATTTTTATTAGCAATAGTTCCTATATTGATAGGGATGTTTTGGATAAGGTCTAAAGATAGATATTGCAGAGAACCCCTAATCCATCTAATTAAATTTTTTTTAATAGGTGCTTTTCTAAGTGTTATAATTATACTTTTAGAAAATTTACTGATGAAGTTTAATGTATTTGAAGGGTATTCAGAACTAATATATGTATCATTTGTAGTTGCAGGACTTGTAGAAGAAGGTGTAAAAGCTCTGATACTGATTCCTGCCCTAATTAAAGAAAAACACTTTACTGAAAAGTTAGATGGTATTATTTACTCTGTATTTTTAGCTTTAGGATTTGCAACAATTGAAAATATGGTTTATATTTTTTCTGAAAGTAGAAATCTAGCACTGCAAGTTGGTATTAATAGGGCAGTTATCTCTATACCAGCTCATGTAATGTTTGCAATTACTATGGGCTACTATATTTCTAAGTATAAATTTGAGGGAAATAAAAATAAAAGACGTGAGTATTTGTTTATGGCAGTGTTAATTCCAATTTTATTACATGGAGTTTTTGATTTCATATTGATGATAGAATATAGATGGGCTATTATATTACTTATAGTTTATGTAATAATTTTGTGGAAGATAAATCTTGATAAACTTGAGAAATATATGAATCACTCTAAAAAAGTGTTTTTCGGTAATCTTAGGAAAAAGAAGAAGAAATAAAATTTAAAGGAAAGACATAAATAATTAAAGTATAATAAATGACACACAAGTAAAGCAGATTGAAGGGGGATTATAGATTTGACAGAATTACCAAAGGAATTTTTAGAAGATATTGAAGAAATACTAAAAGATGAATATGATGATTTTATAAAAAGTTATGAGGAAAGTAAGACTACTGGGCTTAGAATAAATACTTTAAAAATTGACAAGAAAAAATTATTTGATTTGGAGTTGTTTGATTTGAATCAAATACCATGGGCAGAAGAAGGTTTTTATTATGATGATAAAATTGACAGACCTGGTAGAAATCCACTGCATGAGGCTGGAGCATACTATTTGCAAGAGCCTTCTGCAATGAGTGTAATACCAAAGGCAGATATTAAAGAGGGTGAAAAAGTTCTCGATATGTGTGCTGCTCCTGGTGGAAAATCTACATATATACTATCTAAGCTAAACGATACAGGTTTATTGGTTTCTAATGAAATTAATGCTAGTAGAATTAAGGCTCTAGGGGAAAATTTAGAGCGATTTGGAGCGAGAAATTGTATTATAACAAACACCGATTCTAATAGCTTAAGAAAGACGTTTAATGGGTATTTTGATAAGGTTATTATAGATGCACCTTGTTCTGGGCAAGGTATGTTTAGGAAGGATGAGGTTGCCATATCAGATTGGAGTTATGCAAAGGTAGTAGAATGTCAATCCATCCAAAAAGAGATTATAAGAGATGGATATAAAATGTTAAAGAAGGATGGCATTTTAATTTACTCAACTTGTACTTTTTCAAGGGAGGAAAATGAGCATGTTATAAATGAGTTTATCAGTGAATATCCACATGCAGAACTTATTGAAATGGAAAGATTATGGCCTCATAAGATAAAGGGAGAAGGTCATTTTGTTGCCAAAATAAAAAAATTAGAAGAAGAAGAATGTAATGTCAAAGAATTAAAAATAAAAAATTTAGATAAAGAAATAAAGGATTATAGGGAGTTTGAAAAGAAATTTTTAAAGGTTGATTTTTATAGTAATAAAAAAAATAAATTTTATTTAAGAGGAGAAAATTTGTACCTACTTCCTGAAATATATCCAGATACGAGAAAACTAAAAGTATTGAGATATGGTTTGCATTTAGGGGTTTTAAAGAAGAATAGATTTGAGCCTTCTCATGCACTATCTCATTACTTAAAAGTTGAAGATGTAAAAAATGTTGAAAACTTCAGTGTACAGAGTGAATCAATTCT from Clostridioides difficile ATCC 9689 = DSM 1296 includes the following:
- the sleC gene encoding spore cortex-lytic germination protein SleC — protein: MQDGFLTVSIIDATNNRPIQNAVVNIYSMSNGSQSSSTLYQNLRSNESGQVTGLVLPAPDVDYSLQPSDVRPYSQYIVEAIADGYETVVIEGTQLLATIEARQGVPMSPRTRSKRSFSRQSELIFDIGEHTLYGTYPPKIPESNLKPLPPPTGFVVLDNPVVPEFIVVHDGLPEDSSAPNYWIPFKEYIKNIASSEIYSTWPEQTIYANVIAIISFTLNRVFTEWYRNKGYNFTITSTTAYDHKFINNRNLFEPINVVVDAIFNTFIKRPPTSRQPLLAQYCDGQKSQCPDQMTQWGSKDLGDQGYDYESILRYFYGDEIVFERAPIVSGVPVSFPGTTLQVGSSGQYVRTIQNQLNAISNSYPAVPKVIEDGIYGTDTENAVKIFQGIFGLPQSGVVDFKTWYEISRVYVATTRIASLNPLI
- a CDS encoding PrsW family intramembrane metalloprotease yields the protein MKLDLFLLAIVPILIGMFWIRSKDRYCREPLIHLIKFFLIGAFLSVIIILLENLLMKFNVFEGYSELIYVSFVVAGLVEEGVKALILIPALIKEKHFTEKLDGIIYSVFLALGFATIENMVYIFSESRNLALQVGINRAVISIPAHVMFAITMGYYISKYKFEGNKNKRREYLFMAVLIPILLHGVFDFILMIEYRWAIILLIVYVIILWKINLDKLEKYMNHSKKVFFGNLRKKKKK
- a CDS encoding RsmF rRNA methyltransferase first C-terminal domain-containing protein yields the protein MTELPKEFLEDIEEILKDEYDDFIKSYEESKTTGLRINTLKIDKKKLFDLELFDLNQIPWAEEGFYYDDKIDRPGRNPLHEAGAYYLQEPSAMSVIPKADIKEGEKVLDMCAAPGGKSTYILSKLNDTGLLVSNEINASRIKALGENLERFGARNCIITNTDSNSLRKTFNGYFDKVIIDAPCSGQGMFRKDEVAISDWSYAKVVECQSIQKEIIRDGYKMLKKDGILIYSTCTFSREENEHVINEFISEYPHAELIEMERLWPHKIKGEGHFVAKIKKLEEEECNVKELKIKNLDKEIKDYREFEKKFLKVDFYSNKKNKFYLRGENLYLLPEIYPDTRKLKVLRYGLHLGVLKKNRFEPSHALSHYLKVEDVKNVENFSVQSESILKYLKGDVVNSNDSRGWVLVSVEGIPLGWGKESSGVIKNHYPKGLRKVF